A region from the Trueperaceae bacterium genome encodes:
- a CDS encoding GntG family PLP-dependent aldolase: MSGRAPVDLRSDTVTRPTPAMRRAMAEAEVGDDVYGEDPTVIRLQEMVAELAGHEAGLFVPSGTMGNQVAVAVHAGRGHEVIVPEGAHVYEYEPGSMAVISGALPRFVRAPRGAPDPADVEAAVHGPGHQAPTGLVVLENTHNLAGGTVVPLEVVAAVQRVARDHGLPVHLDGARAFNAAVALGVGVDEVCAGFDTASLCLSKGLGAPVGTVLVGSREHVAEAHRYRKLLGGGMRQAGILAAAGIVAIAEGPARLADDHRRARRLAEVLAALPGVRVDLEAVQTNIVYFEVADAASFAARCAELGVLLNAMGRRRCRLVTHFQVTDEDVDVALEVLSRVAAERAEAATA; encoded by the coding sequence GTGAGCGGGCGCGCGCCGGTCGACCTCAGGAGCGACACGGTCACGCGGCCGACCCCGGCGATGCGCCGGGCGATGGCCGAGGCCGAGGTCGGCGACGACGTCTACGGCGAGGACCCCACCGTCATCAGGCTCCAGGAGATGGTCGCCGAGCTCGCCGGCCACGAGGCCGGACTTTTCGTGCCGTCGGGGACGATGGGCAACCAGGTCGCCGTGGCGGTGCACGCGGGGCGCGGCCACGAGGTGATCGTGCCGGAGGGCGCCCACGTGTACGAGTACGAGCCCGGCTCGATGGCCGTGATCTCCGGGGCGCTGCCGCGCTTCGTGCGGGCCCCGCGCGGGGCCCCCGACCCCGCCGACGTCGAGGCGGCCGTGCACGGTCCCGGACACCAGGCGCCGACGGGCCTCGTCGTGCTCGAGAACACCCACAACCTCGCCGGCGGCACCGTCGTGCCGCTCGAGGTGGTGGCCGCCGTGCAGCGGGTCGCGCGCGACCACGGCCTGCCGGTCCACCTCGACGGCGCGCGCGCCTTCAACGCCGCCGTGGCGCTCGGCGTGGGCGTCGACGAGGTGTGCGCCGGGTTCGACACGGCGTCCCTCTGCCTCTCCAAGGGCCTCGGCGCTCCCGTGGGCACCGTGCTGGTAGGCTCGCGCGAACACGTGGCCGAGGCCCACCGGTACCGCAAGCTGCTGGGCGGCGGCATGCGGCAGGCGGGGATCTTGGCCGCGGCCGGGATCGTCGCGATCGCCGAGGGACCCGCCCGTCTGGCCGACGACCACCGCCGGGCGCGGCGCCTCGCCGAGGTGCTGGCCGCCCTCCCTGGCGTGAGGGTCGACCTCGAGGCCGTGCAGACGAACATCGTCTACTTCGAGGTCGCCGACGCGGCCTCGTTCGCCGCGCGCTGCGCCGAGCTGGGCGTGCTGCTCAACGCGATGGGCAGGCGTCGCTGCCGCCTCGTGACGCACTTCCAGGTGACGGACGAGGACGTGGACGTCGCTCTCGAGGTGCTATCGCGCGTGGCCGCCGAGCGGGCCGAGGCCGCTACCGCCTGA
- the trmFO gene encoding methylenetetrahydrofolate--tRNA-(uracil(54)-C(5))-methyltransferase (FADH(2)-oxidizing) TrmFO produces MSAPEHRITVVGAGMAGSEAALAAAREGVAVDLWEMRPAKLTPAHSTGSFAEMVCSNSFGGEGRSNAKGLLQAEMLRAGGVVMTAASANRVPAGGALAVDREAFSAAVTARVASEPLVTVHRGEVDEVPEGVVVLATGPLTSDALAASLRSVAGDRFLGFYDAAAPIVAFDSIDMSVAYRAGRYGQEAHYINLPFTKEQYDRFYEALTRARKHTPHDWEELEFFEGCMPIEELARRGYDTPRFGPMKPVGLEDPRTGERPYAVVQLRQEDAAGRMWSLVGFQTGLKWGDQKEVVRLIPGLENAEVVRYGVMHRNTYLNAPALLEPSLAFREHPRLFTAGVLAGTEGYLESSATGWLAGLNAARAVRGLPPVVPPERSMLGGLVRYLSSANPDGFQPMNANWGLVPDVERRKGVSKRERREAMYELGLAAFTAWLAEVAPWAPGAAAGPAEPVAAAGAA; encoded by the coding sequence ATGTCTGCGCCGGAGCACAGGATCACCGTGGTGGGGGCGGGCATGGCCGGCAGCGAGGCGGCGCTGGCCGCGGCGCGCGAGGGCGTGGCCGTCGACCTGTGGGAGATGAGGCCGGCGAAGCTGACCCCGGCCCACTCGACCGGCTCGTTCGCCGAGATGGTGTGCTCGAACAGCTTCGGCGGCGAGGGCAGGAGCAACGCCAAGGGCCTGCTGCAGGCCGAGATGCTCAGGGCCGGAGGCGTCGTGATGACCGCGGCGTCCGCCAACAGGGTGCCCGCCGGCGGCGCCCTGGCGGTGGACCGCGAGGCCTTCAGCGCCGCCGTCACCGCGCGGGTGGCGTCGGAGCCGCTCGTCACCGTCCACCGCGGCGAGGTCGACGAGGTGCCGGAGGGCGTCGTCGTGCTCGCCACCGGGCCGCTCACCAGCGACGCCCTGGCCGCTTCGCTGCGCTCCGTGGCGGGAGACAGGTTCCTCGGCTTCTACGACGCCGCGGCGCCCATCGTCGCTTTCGACTCGATAGACATGAGCGTGGCGTACCGCGCCGGACGCTACGGCCAGGAGGCCCACTACATCAACCTGCCCTTCACGAAGGAGCAGTACGACAGGTTCTACGAGGCGCTCACGCGGGCCCGGAAGCACACGCCCCACGACTGGGAGGAGCTCGAGTTCTTCGAGGGCTGCATGCCCATCGAGGAGCTCGCCAGGCGCGGCTACGACACGCCGCGCTTCGGGCCCATGAAGCCCGTGGGCCTCGAGGACCCGCGCACCGGCGAGCGCCCCTACGCCGTGGTGCAGCTCAGGCAGGAGGACGCCGCCGGGCGGATGTGGTCCTTGGTGGGCTTCCAGACCGGCCTGAAGTGGGGCGACCAGAAGGAGGTCGTGCGGCTGATCCCGGGCCTCGAGAACGCCGAGGTCGTCCGCTACGGCGTAATGCACCGCAACACCTACCTGAACGCGCCCGCCCTGCTCGAGCCCTCGCTCGCGTTCCGCGAGCACCCGCGCCTGTTCACCGCCGGCGTGCTCGCCGGCACCGAGGGCTACCTCGAGTCGTCGGCGACGGGCTGGCTGGCGGGCCTGAACGCCGCGCGGGCGGTGCGCGGCCTGCCCCCGGTCGTGCCGCCGGAGCGCAGCATGCTGGGCGGCCTGGTGCGCTACCTCTCCTCGGCGAACCCCGACGGGTTCCAGCCGATGAACGCGAACTGGGGCCTGGTGCCCGACGTGGAGAGGCGCAAGGGCGTCTCGAAGCGGGAGCGGCGCGAGGCGATGTACGAGCTGGGGCTGGCGGCGTTCACGGCCTGGCTCGCCGAGGTGGCGCCGTGGGCGCCTGGCGCGGCGGCCGGCCCGGCCGAGCCGGTAGCGGCCGCGGGGGCGGCGTGA
- a CDS encoding RsiV family protein encodes MTTPRRRRLAALACALAALCLGAAWAQPPRTPAAKDYYVGTVAPAGGTEEPLLLDLSLWDDGFAFARLQLPGRHEVLLGAGRLEGGSDLRLVLRRALPGEDPWWSAALARAAAAGEAEPEQAGETVAVLSADRDYGWAAEGRTLAGVLRLATGEPLRLTATRLASEARWSFDMGRVSSAAVLPRFPGLEGLSSWLVDGALPPARGFAAEGLAMHDAGELGWGWWREERVDLTGVAGPYLSLLSTIDDYTGGAHPNSLTGSHLLAVRGDDVASLGLADLFAGGGWLEELSALVLAGLAEQGALWVTQGQVSELDASDLAVFTLDAAGVTFHFSPYLMGPYAQGSFRVTVPYGALAGLAAPGGPLDSFARGDAPALDGEAPVGGGG; translated from the coding sequence GTGACCACGCCCCGCCGCCGGCGCCTCGCCGCGCTCGCCTGCGCGCTCGCCGCGCTCTGCCTCGGCGCCGCCTGGGCGCAGCCGCCGCGCACGCCGGCCGCGAAGGACTACTACGTCGGGACCGTCGCCCCCGCGGGCGGCACCGAGGAGCCGCTGCTCCTCGACCTGAGCCTCTGGGACGACGGCTTCGCGTTCGCGCGGCTGCAGCTCCCCGGGCGCCACGAGGTGCTGCTGGGGGCGGGTCGCCTCGAGGGTGGCTCCGACCTGCGGCTGGTCCTCAGGCGGGCCCTCCCCGGCGAGGACCCGTGGTGGTCCGCCGCGCTGGCGCGCGCCGCCGCCGCCGGCGAGGCGGAGCCGGAGCAGGCGGGCGAGACCGTGGCCGTGCTCTCGGCCGACCGCGACTACGGCTGGGCCGCCGAGGGACGCACCCTGGCCGGCGTGCTGCGCCTCGCCACCGGCGAGCCGCTGCGCCTGACCGCGACGCGGCTGGCGAGCGAGGCGCGGTGGTCCTTCGACATGGGCCGGGTCTCCTCCGCCGCGGTGCTGCCGCGCTTCCCCGGCCTCGAGGGCCTCAGCTCCTGGCTCGTCGACGGCGCGCTGCCGCCCGCGCGCGGCTTCGCCGCCGAGGGGCTCGCCATGCACGACGCCGGCGAGCTCGGCTGGGGCTGGTGGCGCGAGGAGCGCGTGGACCTGACGGGCGTCGCCGGCCCCTACCTCAGCCTGCTCTCCACCATCGACGACTACACGGGCGGCGCCCATCCGAACTCGCTCACCGGCTCGCACCTGCTCGCGGTGCGCGGCGACGACGTGGCGAGCCTAGGCCTGGCCGACCTCTTCGCCGGAGGAGGCTGGCTCGAGGAGCTGTCCGCGCTGGTGCTCGCGGGCCTGGCGGAGCAGGGGGCGCTGTGGGTGACCCAGGGCCAGGTGAGCGAGCTCGACGCGTCGGACCTCGCCGTGTTCACCCTCGACGCCGCGGGCGTGACGTTCCACTTCTCGCCCTACCTCATGGGACCCTACGCGCAGGGGAGCTTCCGCGTGACGGTCCCCTACGGCGCGCTCGCGGGCCTCGCCGCGCCGGGAGGTCCGCTGGACAGCTTCGCGCGCGGCGACGCGCCGGCGCTCGACGGCGAGGCGCCGGTCGGCGGGGGTGGCTAG